The proteins below come from a single Clupea harengus chromosome 21, Ch_v2.0.2, whole genome shotgun sequence genomic window:
- the LOC122128589 gene encoding protein ALP1-like, translating to MPRPSVHRVVHRVSAKIAALLYTVVRHPTAEELPRLGIRFARLAGTAAFSRVVGAIDGCHVRVKPPAEDAACYFNRKLFHSIQLQAICDDQCKFLDVFVGYTGSVHDARVLRNSPIYYEQSYPPPGYCILGDGGYPCLSQSAL from the coding sequence ATGCCCCGGCCCTCCGTTCACCGGGTAGTGCACAGGGTGAGTGCGAAGATCGCTGCGCTCCTGTACACAGTGGTCCGACATCCTACAGCAGAGGAACTCCCACGCCTGGGTATCCGCTTCGCCCGTCTTGCTGGAACAGCAGCCTTCAGCAGAGTGGTGGGGGCTATTGATGGCTGCCACGTCAGGGTGAAGCCCCCAGCAGAGGATGCTGCCTGTTATTTTAACAGGAAGCTGTTCCACTCCATCCAGCTGCAGGCCATCTGTGATGACCAATGCAAATTCCtggatgtgtttgtggggtACACAGGGTCAGTGCATGATGCCAGGGTCCTGAGGAACAGCCCCATCTATTACGAGCAGTCCTACCCTCCACCAGGCTACTGTATCCTTGGGGATGGTGGCTACCCCTGCCTGTCCCAATCTGCCTTATGA